In Streptantibioticus cattleyicolor NRRL 8057 = DSM 46488, a genomic segment contains:
- a CDS encoding serine hydrolase domain-containing protein: MVDVHGTVADGFEPVREAFARGFTERGERGAAVAVHHEGRLVVDLWAGAADAAAPDGPPWTADTAQVVRSAGKGPAAACLLLLHQRGQLDLDAPVGAYWPEFKAAGKERVLVRHLLTHRAGLPALDTPLTVEEALDGGSGPRAIAAQRPQWEPGTDHGYHAQTFSWLLGELVRRATGRTLGRWFAQEVAGPLGLDLWCGLPADQAHRVGRIAEIPAPPRPAGAGLRARPKRAVADAYADPGSLTRRAFGAIRPPLDENAPDYLAAELPASNTVGTARSLSRFYAALIGAVDGHRPLFAPATLTAARSAESEGPDRVLVVNTRFGHGFMLHGPASPLLGPASFGHPGRGGSLGFADPDHGVGFGYVTNGMQPSVTADPRAAALLQALRRALPTP, encoded by the coding sequence GTGGTGGACGTCCACGGGACGGTGGCGGACGGCTTCGAGCCGGTCCGCGAGGCGTTCGCGCGCGGCTTCACCGAACGAGGTGAGCGCGGCGCGGCGGTGGCGGTGCACCACGAAGGACGCCTCGTGGTCGACCTGTGGGCCGGAGCCGCCGACGCCGCCGCCCCGGACGGGCCGCCGTGGACGGCCGACACCGCCCAGGTCGTCCGCTCCGCCGGCAAGGGCCCGGCCGCCGCCTGCCTGCTCCTGCTCCACCAGCGCGGCCAGCTCGACCTCGACGCGCCGGTCGGCGCCTACTGGCCCGAGTTCAAGGCGGCCGGCAAGGAACGCGTCCTCGTCCGCCACCTGCTCACCCACCGGGCCGGCCTGCCCGCGCTGGACACCCCGCTCACCGTCGAGGAGGCCCTGGACGGCGGCTCCGGGCCCCGCGCGATCGCCGCGCAGCGCCCGCAGTGGGAACCCGGCACCGACCACGGCTACCACGCCCAGACCTTCAGCTGGCTGCTGGGCGAACTGGTCCGCCGGGCCACCGGACGCACCCTGGGCCGCTGGTTCGCCCAGGAGGTGGCCGGGCCGCTCGGGCTCGACCTGTGGTGCGGTCTGCCGGCCGACCAGGCGCACCGGGTCGGCCGCATCGCCGAGATCCCGGCTCCGCCGCGGCCCGCCGGGGCGGGTCTGCGCGCCCGCCCCAAGCGCGCGGTCGCCGACGCCTACGCCGACCCCGGCTCGCTCACCCGCCGCGCCTTCGGCGCCATACGCCCACCGCTGGACGAGAACGCCCCCGACTACCTCGCCGCCGAACTGCCCGCCTCCAACACGGTCGGCACCGCCCGCTCCCTCTCCCGCTTCTACGCCGCGCTCATCGGCGCCGTCGACGGCCACCGCCCGCTGTTCGCCCCGGCCACGCTGACGGCCGCCCGCAGTGCGGAATCCGAGGGGCCGGACCGGGTTCTCGTGGTCAACACCCGTTTCGGCCACGGCTTCATGCTCCACGGCCCGGCCAGCCCGCTCCTCGGCCCGGCCTCGTTCGGCCATCCCGGCCGGGGTGGGTCCCTCGGCTTCGCCGACCCCGACCACGGGGTGGGGTTCGGCTACGTCACCAACGGGATGCAGCCCTCCGTCACCGCCGACCCCCGCGCCGCCGCCCTCCTCCAAGCCCTCCGCCGCGCCCTCCCGACGCCCTGA
- a CDS encoding dolichyl-phosphate-mannose--protein mannosyltransferase — protein MTSETATASAAVPPGAASRQGPPGRASADRPPTPWQQRLRRFGYVEPPRGDARERLVVPLPEPGGWWRRVPWLSGRCADLLARWSGWGGPLLVALLAGVLRFWHLGSPRAVIFDETYYAKDAWALLRHGYESSWPDNANQLILAHPQKIPLGLDPSYVVHPPVGKWIIALGEWAFGLNPFGWRFMVALLGSLAVLMVCRIGRRLLRSTALGCLAGLLMAVDGLEFVMSRASLLDLIVMFFVVAAFGALLVDRDAARARLAAALPADGQPDARAGAATRLGARPWRIAAGVLLGLAGASKWNGLVYVAAFGVLTLLWDAGARRTAGAWRPYRAVARRDLGPAFLSLVPVALLTYLASWTGWFVTDRGYFRHWADGRGGTWSWIPAPLRSLWHYQYQVYEFNVHLTQPHTYQSNPWSWLVLGRPVSYFYESPKPGQDGCHAAGGCAREVLAIGTPLLWWTACFALAYLLYRWALRRDWRAGAVLCGVAAGYLPWFLYQERTIFLFYAVVFVPFLCLAVAMMLGALLGPRGAPERRRMWGAVGAGTLVLLIIWNFIYFFPLYTGMTIPLDAWRHRMWLDTWI, from the coding sequence GTGACCAGTGAGACCGCGACCGCGTCCGCCGCCGTGCCGCCGGGGGCGGCGAGCCGTCAGGGGCCGCCCGGCCGGGCGTCGGCGGACCGGCCGCCCACGCCCTGGCAGCAGCGGCTGCGCCGCTTCGGGTACGTCGAACCGCCGCGTGGCGACGCGCGGGAGCGGCTGGTCGTCCCGTTGCCCGAGCCGGGTGGCTGGTGGCGGCGGGTGCCGTGGCTGTCCGGCCGCTGCGCCGACCTGCTCGCCCGCTGGTCGGGCTGGGGCGGCCCGCTGCTGGTCGCACTCCTCGCCGGGGTGCTGCGCTTCTGGCACCTGGGCAGCCCGCGCGCGGTGATATTCGACGAGACGTACTACGCCAAGGACGCCTGGGCACTGCTGCGACACGGCTACGAGTCGAGCTGGCCGGACAACGCCAACCAGCTGATCCTGGCCCATCCGCAGAAGATCCCGCTGGGCCTCGACCCGTCGTACGTGGTCCATCCGCCGGTCGGCAAGTGGATCATCGCACTGGGCGAATGGGCCTTCGGGCTCAACCCGTTCGGCTGGCGTTTCATGGTGGCGCTGCTCGGGTCGCTGGCGGTGCTGATGGTCTGCCGGATCGGGCGGCGGCTGTTGCGTTCGACGGCGCTGGGGTGCCTGGCCGGGCTGCTGATGGCGGTGGACGGCCTGGAGTTCGTGATGAGCCGCGCCTCGCTGCTCGACCTCATCGTGATGTTCTTCGTGGTGGCCGCGTTCGGGGCGCTGCTGGTGGACCGGGACGCGGCCCGGGCCCGGCTGGCCGCCGCGCTGCCCGCCGACGGCCAGCCCGACGCGCGGGCCGGTGCGGCCACCCGGCTGGGGGCGCGGCCGTGGCGGATCGCGGCCGGGGTGCTGCTGGGGCTCGCCGGGGCGAGCAAGTGGAACGGCCTGGTGTACGTGGCCGCGTTCGGGGTGCTGACGCTGCTGTGGGACGCCGGGGCACGGCGCACCGCCGGTGCGTGGCGCCCGTACCGGGCGGTGGCGCGCCGCGACCTCGGCCCGGCCTTCCTGTCCCTGGTGCCGGTGGCGCTGCTGACCTATCTGGCGTCCTGGACCGGGTGGTTCGTCACCGACCGCGGCTACTTCCGGCACTGGGCCGACGGCCGGGGCGGTACGTGGTCGTGGATCCCGGCACCGCTGCGCAGCCTGTGGCACTACCAGTACCAGGTGTACGAGTTCAACGTGCACCTGACGCAGCCGCACACCTACCAGTCCAACCCGTGGAGCTGGCTGGTGCTGGGCCGGCCGGTCTCCTACTTCTACGAGTCGCCCAAGCCGGGCCAGGACGGCTGCCACGCGGCGGGCGGCTGCGCCCGCGAGGTCCTGGCGATCGGCACGCCACTGCTGTGGTGGACGGCGTGTTTCGCCCTGGCATACCTGCTGTACCGGTGGGCGTTGCGGCGGGACTGGCGGGCCGGCGCGGTCCTTTGCGGCGTCGCCGCGGGATATCTGCCCTGGTTCCTGTACCAGGAACGCACCATCTTCCTCTTCTACGCCGTCGTCTTCGTGCCCTTCCTCTGCCTCGCCGTGGCCATGATGCTCGGCGCCCTCCTCGGCCCCCGCGGCGCCCCCGAACGCCGCCGCATGTGGGGCGCCGTCGGCGCCGGCACCCTCGTCCTGCTCATCATCTGGAACTTCATCTACTTCTTCCCCCTCTACACCGGCATGACGATCCCCCTCGACGCCTGGCGCCACCGGATGTGGCTGGACACGTGGATCTAA
- the rsmI gene encoding 16S rRNA (cytidine(1402)-2'-O)-methyltransferase, whose product MTLVLAGTPIGDPADAPPRLAAELAAADVIAAEDTRRLRRLTAALGVAPAGRIVSYFEGNESARTPELVAALAGGERVVLVTDAGMPSVSDPGYRLVAACVAQGIEVTAVPGPSAVLTALAVSGLPVDRFCFEGFLPRKAGERLARLREVAGERRTLVYFEAPHRLADALAAMAEVFGADRRAAVCRELTKTYEEVRRGPLAELAEWAEGGVRGEITVVVEGAPEPGPQDVGPEELARRVALRESAGQARKAAIAAVAEEANVPKRDVFDAVVAAKRGA is encoded by the coding sequence GTGACGCTCGTACTCGCAGGAACCCCCATCGGCGACCCCGCCGACGCCCCGCCGCGGCTCGCCGCGGAACTCGCCGCCGCCGACGTGATCGCCGCCGAGGACACCCGCCGGCTGCGCCGGCTCACCGCCGCGCTGGGGGTGGCCCCGGCCGGGCGGATCGTGTCGTACTTCGAGGGCAACGAGAGCGCCCGCACCCCGGAGCTGGTGGCGGCGCTGGCCGGTGGGGAACGGGTGGTGCTGGTCACCGACGCCGGCATGCCGTCGGTCTCCGACCCCGGTTACCGGCTGGTGGCCGCCTGCGTGGCCCAGGGCATCGAGGTGACCGCGGTCCCCGGCCCGTCGGCGGTGCTCACCGCGCTGGCGGTCAGCGGGCTGCCGGTGGACCGGTTCTGCTTCGAGGGGTTCCTGCCGCGCAAGGCGGGGGAGCGGCTGGCCCGGCTGCGGGAGGTCGCGGGGGAGCGGCGCACCCTGGTCTACTTCGAGGCGCCGCACCGGCTCGCCGACGCCCTCGCCGCGATGGCCGAGGTCTTCGGCGCCGACCGGCGGGCCGCGGTCTGCCGCGAGCTGACCAAGACCTACGAGGAGGTCCGGCGCGGCCCGCTGGCGGAGCTGGCCGAGTGGGCCGAGGGCGGGGTCCGCGGCGAGATCACGGTGGTCGTCGAGGGCGCCCCGGAACCGGGACCGCAGGACGTCGGCCCGGAGGAACTGGCCCGGCGGGTGGCGCTGCGCGAGTCGGCGGGCCAGGCCCGCAAGGCCGCCATCGCCGCGGTGGCCGAGGAGGCCAACGTCCCCAAGCGGGACGTCTTCGACGCGGTGGTGGCCGCCAAGC